A region from the Brevibacterium paucivorans genome encodes:
- a CDS encoding SDR family NAD(P)-dependent oxidoreductase has product MDTPSQGPKSRTTPPRTDSPPRALITGATSGIGHAFVHQLVAEGYDVIAVARTQNDLEQLDAEPLPADLSTHLGITTVVHVLETRRVDVLINCAGFGVRTSTLDTPVDQLTAQSMVMNEAVRTLSWHAAKKMVARGRGGIVNVTSLAAVTTQGTYAAEKAAATIFTESLAHDLRGTPVTCTAVLPGFVSTEFHKRMGVGREFPDCVWMEPAEVARIALRDARAGKTISVPRVGYQVLYALSQVTPRPLLRALSGGFQWKRTR; this is encoded by the coding sequence GTGGACACGCCTTCCCAAGGACCCAAGTCGCGCACCACCCCGCCCCGCACTGACTCCCCACCCCGTGCCCTCATCACCGGCGCCACCAGCGGAATCGGGCACGCGTTCGTCCACCAGCTCGTAGCCGAAGGCTACGACGTCATCGCGGTCGCTCGCACGCAGAATGACCTCGAACAGCTGGACGCTGAACCCCTGCCCGCCGACCTCTCCACCCACCTCGGCATCACCACAGTCGTCCACGTACTGGAAACCCGCCGGGTCGACGTTCTCATCAACTGCGCCGGGTTCGGCGTGCGCACCTCCACCCTGGACACCCCTGTGGACCAACTCACCGCCCAGTCGATGGTCATGAACGAAGCGGTGCGCACGCTCAGCTGGCACGCGGCAAAGAAAATGGTCGCCCGAGGTCGTGGCGGCATTGTCAACGTCACTTCTCTGGCCGCGGTGACGACGCAAGGAACTTATGCAGCCGAAAAAGCGGCGGCCACCATCTTTACCGAATCACTCGCTCACGACCTGCGTGGCACCCCCGTCACGTGCACCGCCGTGCTTCCTGGATTCGTCTCAACCGAGTTTCATAAACGCATGGGCGTAGGCCGTGAATTCCCTGACTGTGTGTGGATGGAGCCGGCGGAAGTCGCCCGGATTGCTTTGCGGGATGCTCGCGCCGGTAAGACCATAAGTGTGCCCAGGGTGGGCTACCAGGTCTTATATGCGCTTTCGCAGGTCACACCTCGGCCACTCTTGCGGGCGCTTAGCGGTGGTTTTCAATGGAAACGCACCCGGTGA
- a CDS encoding exodeoxyribonuclease III codes for MRIVTWNVNSVRARAERIGAFLDRSDVDVLAIQELKCKDAQFPAHIFEDRGYQVAFHGLNQWNGVAVASRVGLDDVEVGFEGIPGFGDDDQVEARAISAVTGDVRTYSLYVPNGRELDHPHYAYKLEWLAQLRNEALARMEQDVPFVLCGDFNVAPLDEDVWDMAAFEGATHVSQPERDAFNGLISAGLTEVTRQFTPGPGVYTFWDYQQLRFPKKQGMRIDFQLASTELAERATDAFIDREERKGKGASDHAPVWVDYQL; via the coding sequence GTGCGAATTGTTACGTGGAATGTGAACTCTGTCAGGGCTCGGGCCGAGCGGATTGGCGCGTTTTTGGACCGGTCGGATGTGGATGTGTTGGCGATCCAGGAGCTGAAGTGTAAGGATGCACAGTTCCCGGCTCATATTTTTGAGGATCGTGGGTACCAGGTGGCGTTCCATGGGCTCAATCAGTGGAATGGGGTGGCTGTGGCCAGCCGCGTGGGGCTCGACGATGTTGAGGTCGGGTTTGAGGGCATACCCGGTTTCGGGGATGACGACCAGGTAGAGGCGCGAGCGATTTCGGCCGTAACCGGCGACGTGCGCACGTATTCGCTGTATGTGCCCAATGGGCGCGAGCTGGACCACCCGCATTATGCGTACAAGTTGGAGTGGTTGGCGCAGTTGCGTAACGAAGCCTTGGCACGGATGGAGCAGGACGTGCCGTTTGTATTGTGTGGGGATTTCAACGTGGCGCCGTTGGATGAGGACGTGTGGGATATGGCCGCGTTTGAGGGCGCCACGCACGTGTCTCAGCCTGAACGCGATGCGTTCAATGGTTTGATTTCTGCCGGTCTGACCGAGGTGACCCGCCAGTTCACGCCTGGCCCTGGCGTGTACACGTTCTGGGATTATCAGCAGCTGCGTTTTCCCAAGAAGCAAGGGATGCGCATTGACTTCCAGCTGGCGTCGACTGAGCTTGCCGAACGTGCGACGGACGCGTTCATCGACCGTGAGGAGCGCAAGGGCAAGGGGGCCTCTGACCACGCCCCAGTGTGGGTGGATTACCAGCTGTAG
- a CDS encoding SulP family inorganic anion transporter, which yields MTTAAMTTDDRSRYQPEPSVLTALKTPRILAREVLGGLVVALALIPEAISFSIIAGVDPKVGLFSSFVMAVTIAFVGGRPAMISAATGAIALVIAPVVREYGLDYLIATVLLAGVLQIVLAVFGVAKLMRFIPRSVMVGFVNALAILIFMAQVPELVDVPWAVYPLVAVGLVIMIFMPKITKVIPAPLVSIVLVTAAVVVFAINVPAVGDKGELPRSLPELFIPDVPLTWETLTIIAPYALAMALVGLMESLMTAKLVDDITDTHSNKTRESWGQGVANLVSGFFGGMGGCAMIGQTLINVKASGARTRISTFFAGVFLLVLIVVLGDVVAIIPMAALVAVMIMVSAGTFDWHSIKPSTLKRIPKSETTVMVITVAVVVATHNLAIGVVVGVFVASVMFVRRVAHLIDVRREVTEQGDAPVAHYTVDGQLLFASSNDLTTMFEYADDPERVVIDLTKSHVWDASTVAALDAIEAKYEQHGKSVEFVGMNEYTTAFHARLTGGLGNGH from the coding sequence ATGACGACAGCGGCCATGACGACCGATGACCGGAGTCGGTACCAGCCCGAACCCTCAGTGCTAACCGCGCTGAAGACGCCAAGGATCCTCGCTCGTGAGGTCCTGGGCGGCCTTGTGGTCGCGCTTGCACTGATCCCCGAGGCAATCAGCTTCTCGATCATTGCAGGAGTCGATCCCAAGGTCGGATTGTTCTCCTCCTTCGTTATGGCTGTAACCATCGCATTCGTCGGTGGACGTCCCGCGATGATCAGCGCGGCGACAGGAGCGATCGCCCTAGTCATTGCTCCTGTGGTTCGTGAGTACGGGCTGGACTACCTCATCGCCACCGTGTTGCTCGCGGGCGTACTACAAATCGTACTAGCGGTGTTCGGGGTGGCGAAGTTGATGCGGTTCATCCCCCGCAGTGTCATGGTCGGCTTCGTCAACGCCCTGGCGATCCTGATCTTCATGGCCCAGGTACCCGAGCTCGTCGACGTGCCTTGGGCAGTCTATCCACTCGTTGCCGTGGGGCTCGTGATCATGATCTTCATGCCGAAGATCACCAAAGTGATCCCCGCCCCACTGGTGTCGATCGTGCTAGTCACCGCTGCCGTGGTGGTCTTCGCCATCAACGTGCCCGCCGTGGGAGACAAAGGAGAGCTGCCACGCAGCCTGCCCGAGCTGTTCATCCCGGACGTGCCGCTCACGTGGGAGACACTGACGATCATCGCTCCCTACGCGCTTGCTATGGCGCTCGTTGGACTGATGGAGTCACTGATGACAGCCAAGCTGGTTGACGATATCACCGATACGCACTCGAACAAGACCCGTGAATCCTGGGGGCAGGGTGTGGCCAACCTCGTCTCCGGCTTCTTCGGCGGCATGGGTGGCTGCGCGATGATCGGGCAAACATTGATCAACGTAAAGGCCTCCGGAGCCCGCACCCGCATTTCTACGTTCTTCGCCGGTGTATTCCTGCTTGTGCTCATCGTGGTTCTCGGAGATGTCGTGGCGATCATCCCCATGGCGGCACTGGTCGCAGTGATGATTATGGTCTCGGCCGGCACATTCGACTGGCACTCGATCAAGCCTTCCACATTGAAGCGGATACCTAAGTCCGAGACGACCGTCATGGTCATTACGGTGGCAGTGGTCGTTGCGACCCATAACCTTGCGATTGGTGTCGTCGTCGGGGTGTTCGTCGCGTCGGTGATGTTTGTGCGCCGTGTCGCCCATCTCATCGACGTGCGTCGCGAGGTCACCGAGCAGGGCGACGCACCTGTTGCGCACTACACGGTCGATGGGCAGCTGCTGTTCGCCTCCAGCAACGATCTCACCACAATGTTCGAGTATGCCGACGACCCCGAACGCGTGGTCATCGACCTCACGAAGTCGCACGTCTGGGACGCCTCGACTGTCGCCGCGCTCGACGCGATTGAGGCGAAGTATGAACAGCACGGCAAGAGTGTCGAGTTCGTCGGCATGAACGAGTACACGACCGCATTCCACGCGCGGCTCACGGGAGGACTTGGCAACGGGCACTGA
- a CDS encoding MerR family transcriptional regulator — translation MSRTGTMHIGELAERTGLSLRTIRHYDEIGLLTPSGRSEGGFRLYTEGDCDRLMLIRRMKPLGYSLEQMGDLLRALDGADGDNAAAESARRELHDFRADAEKRRMKLAKQLDAADEFIAQLIEHSSD, via the coding sequence ATGTCCAGAACCGGGACGATGCACATCGGAGAGCTTGCTGAGCGGACCGGGCTGTCGTTGCGCACGATCCGCCACTACGACGAGATCGGGCTGTTGACGCCTTCCGGGCGCTCTGAAGGTGGTTTCCGCCTCTACACAGAGGGAGACTGTGACAGGCTCATGCTCATCCGCCGGATGAAGCCCCTGGGGTACTCGCTGGAGCAGATGGGCGATCTCCTCCGCGCCCTGGACGGTGCCGACGGAGACAACGCAGCCGCCGAGAGCGCCCGCAGGGAGCTGCACGACTTCCGGGCTGACGCGGAGAAGCGCCGCATGAAGCTCGCCAAGCAACTTGACGCGGCTGACGAGTTCATCGCGCAGTTGATCGAGCATTCTTCGGACTGA